The genomic stretch AGGGGTGATACCCAAATGACTGGAGGTCCAAAGCATAGGACTAGAATGAAACAAACCCAGCTCTTCTGTGAGGTGTAGGCCTGTGAGAAGATCAGTATTGGTGGCCAATCCCTGATTCCTAAGGGGCGCCTACTGAGTCATCTGGGCCAGATCAGCCCCTAGGCCCAGCACTGTTCAGTAGTACCAGCATACCACTACCTTCTGTACCATACCTCAGGCCCTGACTGCGAAGCAGGCTGAAACTGTAAGCCTTCCTTTGGGGTCCACCCAGAAAAGCATGCCTCCCTGGGCACAGAGATACAGATTCCAGGAGATTCTGTTCCTCTCTTCTCACTGGCATGATCCTCTGAAGCAGAATGTTGAGAACAAACGAACAGGACAGCCACAATGAGCTAAGGTCTGGGCAGAGAAGAAATCCAAACTTGTTGagcaaaagaaatcaagaacaaGCAAATACCAGAAGGGAACAGCCAAAAGTTTTTCAAAGTTATGGAGAACAGCAAGGAAAATGGTCCAAGAGTCCAGCAAAGAGTAATGAGGAGGGCCATGGCACATAGGGAGGAGTGGTGAAGACTGAAAAATAGGTGAGCAGCCAAAGAAGGTGCCTAACAGTGAGGCAGCATCCTAGTTCTGGTTCAGCTAACTCACATTCCTCTCACCATGGGGTGAACCAATTCTCAGCTACCCTGGGGGGAAGGCTTGTTGAAGATGACGCCTGCAGAAGCTGGCTGGCAGGGTACTGGACTCTGGGATGGGATACCGGCAGGGGCATTTCCCCACCAGCTTCACCCTGGAGATAACTCCATGTTTCAGAACCTGTTACCTTTTTCCTCAAACATGAGCTATTTTTCCTAGTTTCCTTTGAAAGATCGGACCGAAAGTCAAGTTTTTGTGGTTTAGGCTCACCCTTCAAAACACCCGAAATAACTTTTGCAGAAATCTTCCTCATGTTcaagttttctttcaaaatgagCCTAACTGTTTCTTTGTCTAAATTTAACTCTTCAGCCATCATCCTCACGGTTAACTGCCTGTTTGAACAAACCAAGTCCTTGACCTTCTGGATATTGTCATCTGTTCGGTGGGTGACTGGACGCCCACTTCGGGCATCATCTCGAACATCTTCCCGACCTTCTTTAAACCTTTTGTGCCAGTCAAAAACTCTGGCCCTTGACATGACTTCATCCCCATAAGCTTCTTTTAAAAGATGGTGGGTCTCACTTGCAGACTTGTTCAATTTCACGCAAAATTTGATACTAATCCTTTGTTCTAAATAGCGGTCACTCATT from Nomascus leucogenys isolate Asia chromosome 15, Asia_NLE_v1, whole genome shotgun sequence encodes the following:
- the GVQW3 gene encoding protein GVQW3 isoform X3, which gives rise to MSDRYLEQRISIKFCVKLNKSASETHHLLKEAYGDEVMSRARVFDWHKRFKEGREDVRDDARSGRPVTHRTDDNIQKVKDLVCSNRQLTVRMMAEELNLDKETVRLILKENLNMRKISAKVISGVLKGEPKPQKLDFRSDLSKETRKNSSCLRKKVCTVDEFSTSSDSVPHLSLLYETSGNESITSCFPISSLAATLAPIKDMSMQLIKTNLEALWHCSSDVLPAPHTVVPQLR
- the GVQW3 gene encoding protein GVQW3 isoform X2 is translated as MSDRYLEQRISIKFCVKLNKSASETHHLLKEAYGDEVMSRARVFDWHKRFKEGREDVRDDARSGRPVTHRTDDNIQKVKDLVCSNRQLTVRMMAEELNLDKETVRLILKENLNMRKISAKVISGVLKGEPKPQKLDFRSDLSKETRKNSSCLRKKRQNLAMLPRLVSNSLSQGILPPWPPKALGLSA